From the Phycisphaerales bacterium AB-hyl4 genome, one window contains:
- a CDS encoding beta-galactosidase trimerization domain-containing protein: MTSSMQSTAAYTREHWSKWFCRDLFHMCYWPKYIPSQGNWVNTPIDELVNQLVEGGIQVLNWGGPENWFPINAGMHQRHPALEERDSFFDELIAACHEKGIRFVIGFSGNGGREGKAEFIKQNWDAFKRQGAHWEIEGVKLGGHEVCLFNPLFVKGVQESVQALCERYPVDGVVIDTPVHRVPVDAATGVITCEYCQAEWEKVSGLSKAPREDWDDPQWRQFVAWQQQISVPHLQMLRETIKQVDEKLLVTANMVARPVDQAIASTPNPASMRGVIDSMCYESVFLIYNLLDVSLNLKFGRAITGYNPGCILKNFELIFGGGYAHAEPSAIETETLAYLSLAHGSWVNIHSTMDEDGRPHERRTQVYIDTCRKLQPDLPYFADSEPLASVGVVYSRLTRDNYAGRNPASFLTSYQGAEQALTYMHVPSRPLLDEDLTKEQLAKHKAVLLPNVACMSDASVKAVRDYVADGGTILASYETSLYDADERFRGDFGLADVFGVSLNGTLPLAEKIVTGREKWKRQPFKLTGHPLLSELIDSEILHVPWFSIRPDSAEVMANWLEVREGTDQGCVNMGREIIGEYDEPCITVNTFGKGRAIYFSGDMFYNFSMRPLRYFTQMLRSLLLGTDSLEVYSDAPKSLELTVMKQAADDRINVHLVNMTNTNRWYNGMLFARRNNIEPLTRTGVRDDFPDEKMRRMAMAYRTKDTGDTQGAIDEYLPMQNVRVYLDKAMVKDRTVLVDGEPTTQVSETSDGFVCVTVPELAIYGRITLQA, translated from the coding sequence TCACATGTGCTACTGGCCGAAGTACATCCCCTCGCAAGGCAATTGGGTTAATACGCCGATCGATGAGCTGGTGAACCAGCTCGTCGAGGGCGGCATACAGGTGTTGAACTGGGGCGGGCCGGAGAACTGGTTTCCGATCAATGCCGGCATGCATCAACGACATCCGGCTCTGGAGGAGCGCGACAGTTTCTTTGACGAGTTGATCGCCGCCTGTCACGAAAAGGGCATCCGGTTCGTGATCGGGTTTTCCGGCAATGGCGGCCGGGAGGGCAAGGCCGAGTTCATCAAGCAGAATTGGGACGCGTTCAAACGGCAGGGGGCGCACTGGGAAATTGAAGGCGTGAAGCTTGGCGGGCATGAAGTCTGCCTGTTCAACCCGCTGTTCGTTAAAGGCGTGCAGGAGAGCGTGCAGGCGTTGTGTGAGCGATACCCGGTGGACGGGGTCGTGATCGACACGCCGGTGCATCGCGTGCCCGTCGACGCGGCGACGGGCGTTATCACCTGCGAATACTGCCAGGCGGAATGGGAGAAAGTCTCCGGCCTGAGCAAGGCGCCGCGCGAAGACTGGGACGACCCGCAGTGGCGGCAGTTCGTCGCCTGGCAGCAGCAGATTTCCGTGCCCCACCTGCAGATGCTGCGCGAGACGATCAAGCAGGTCGACGAGAAGCTGCTGGTGACCGCCAACATGGTCGCCCGGCCCGTGGACCAGGCCATCGCAAGCACGCCCAACCCGGCGTCGATGCGTGGCGTCATCGACAGCATGTGCTACGAGTCGGTCTTCCTCATTTACAACCTGTTGGACGTCTCGCTGAACCTGAAGTTCGGCCGAGCCATCACGGGATACAACCCCGGCTGCATCCTCAAGAATTTCGAGCTGATCTTCGGCGGCGGCTATGCCCACGCTGAGCCTTCCGCGATCGAAACGGAAACGCTTGCCTACCTGTCGTTGGCACACGGCAGTTGGGTCAACATTCACTCAACCATGGACGAGGACGGTCGGCCGCACGAGCGTCGCACACAGGTTTACATTGACACCTGCCGGAAGCTTCAGCCCGACCTGCCTTACTTTGCCGACTCCGAGCCGCTGGCCTCGGTGGGCGTGGTCTACAGTCGGCTGACGCGCGACAACTACGCCGGTCGAAACCCGGCGTCGTTCCTGACGTCCTACCAGGGCGCTGAGCAGGCGCTGACGTACATGCACGTGCCGTCCCGCCCGCTGCTGGATGAAGACCTGACGAAGGAGCAGCTTGCCAAGCACAAGGCGGTGCTGCTGCCGAACGTCGCCTGCATGTCCGACGCATCGGTGAAGGCGGTGCGCGACTATGTCGCCGACGGCGGCACGATCCTCGCCAGCTACGAGACATCGCTCTACGACGCCGACGAGCGATTCCGCGGCGACTTCGGCCTCGCGGACGTGTTCGGCGTATCGCTCAACGGCACGCTGCCGCTGGCGGAGAAGATCGTCACCGGCCGAGAGAAATGGAAGCGCCAGCCGTTCAAGCTCACCGGGCACCCGCTGCTGTCGGAACTGATCGACTCCGAGATTCTGCACGTGCCCTGGTTTTCCATACGGCCGGACTCGGCCGAGGTGATGGCGAACTGGCTGGAAGTGCGCGAGGGCACGGACCAGGGTTGCGTGAACATGGGCCGTGAGATCATCGGCGAGTATGACGAGCCTTGCATCACGGTCAACACGTTCGGCAAGGGACGGGCGATCTACTTCAGCGGCGACATGTTCTACAACTTTTCCATGCGGCCGTTGCGCTACTTCACGCAGATGTTGCGTTCGCTGCTGCTCGGCACGGACTCGCTGGAGGTGTACAGTGATGCGCCCAAGTCGCTTGAGCTGACGGTCATGAAGCAGGCGGCCGACGACCGAATCAACGTCCACCTGGTCAACATGACCAACACGAACCGTTGGTACAACGGCATGCTCTTCGCGCGACGGAACAACATCGAGCCGCTCACGCGTACGGGCGTGCGCGACGACTTTCCGGATGAGAAGATGCGGCGGATGGCGATGGCCTACCGAACCAAAGACACGGGCGATACGCAGGGCGCGATTGATGAATACCTGCCGATGCAGAACGTTCGCGTCTACCTCGATAAGGCGATGGTGAAGGATCGGACCGTGCTGGTCGATGGCGAGCCGACAACGCAGGTGAGCGAGACGAGCGACGGCTTCGTCTGCGTGACCGTGCCGGAACTGGCGATCTATGGTCGCATCACATTGCAGGCTTGA